TGCGAATGGCACTGTCATTCGGGCTGAAGAGTGCAATGAAAATCTCTACGCCAGCATTGATCTGGTTGCAGATAAGATCAGCCGTCAACTGAAGAAATACAAGGAGAAACTCCGCGATCGCCGAGGTCAGGTTTCCACTGCCGAAACCGCTGAGCAGCTATCTGATGGTGCCTTAGTCACCGATTTGCTCAACGGTCGGCAGCCAGAACTGCCCCAAGACATTGTGCGGTCCAAATACTTCGCCATGCCCGCGATGACGGTAGAAGATGCTCTGGCACAACTTCAACTCGTCGACCATGATTTCTACATGTTCCGCAATGCGGCAACGG
The sequence above is a segment of the Synechococcus elongatus PCC 11801 genome. Coding sequences within it:
- the hpf gene encoding ribosome hibernation-promoting factor, HPF/YfiA family, which gives rise to MKLVVQGTNIDVTAAIHDYVQQKLDKAVSHYQSFLTEIDVHLSVAKHARSNPRQTAEVTIYANGTVIRAEECNENLYASIDLVADKISRQLKKYKEKLRDRRGQVSTAETAEQLSDGALVTDLLNGRQPELPQDIVRSKYFAMPAMTVEDALAQLQLVDHDFYMFRNAATGEINVIYERNHGGYGVIQPRPEGNAEKVAVARTEAAL